Proteins from a genomic interval of bacterium:
- the prfA gene encoding peptide chain release factor 1: MWDKLESVVARMPELERLLSDPSVTGNPREMQRVGRELAELRPVAAAHARYRKIEQELADNRVLQDGETDPAMKAMIREEIDRLTSEKDRLAEEIRALLVPKDPNDEKNILIEIRAGAGGDEASAFAAELFRAYGMYADSRRWKVEILSRSETGLGGTKEVIAMIEGRGAYSRLKYESGVHRVQRVPATEAGGRIHTSTVTVAVMPEAEEVDVQIQPDDLRIDVFRSSGPGGQSVNTTDSAVRITHVPTGLVVQCQDEKSQLKNKSKALKILRSRLYDAEMAKRQSERADMRRSQVGTGDRSERIRTYNFPQNRVTDHRVGLTLHQLSTVLDGGFDPFIDALTSQAQVEALRKTG; encoded by the coding sequence TTGTGGGATAAGCTCGAATCGGTCGTGGCGCGGATGCCGGAGCTGGAGCGGCTTCTGTCGGACCCGTCGGTCACGGGGAATCCGCGGGAGATGCAGCGGGTCGGACGGGAGCTCGCCGAACTGCGCCCGGTGGCGGCGGCCCACGCCCGGTACCGGAAGATCGAGCAGGAGCTCGCCGACAACCGCGTCCTCCAGGACGGGGAGACCGATCCCGCGATGAAGGCCATGATCCGCGAGGAGATCGATCGGCTGACCTCGGAAAAGGATCGCCTCGCGGAGGAGATCCGCGCCCTGCTCGTCCCGAAGGATCCCAACGACGAAAAGAACATCCTCATCGAGATCCGCGCCGGAGCCGGGGGAGACGAAGCGTCCGCCTTCGCCGCGGAACTCTTCCGCGCCTACGGCATGTACGCCGATTCCCGGCGCTGGAAAGTCGAGATCCTCTCCCGCAGCGAGACGGGGCTGGGGGGGACCAAGGAAGTGATCGCCATGATCGAGGGCCGCGGAGCGTACAGCCGCCTGAAGTACGAGAGCGGCGTCCACCGGGTCCAGCGCGTGCCGGCGACGGAGGCGGGGGGGCGGATCCACACCTCCACGGTGACCGTGGCGGTGATGCCCGAGGCGGAAGAGGTGGACGTGCAGATCCAGCCGGACGACCTGCGGATCGACGTGTTCCGCTCCTCCGGGCCGGGGGGGCAGAGCGTCAACACCACCGACTCCGCGGTGCGGATCACGCACGTCCCCACGGGTCTCGTCGTGCAGTGCCAGGACGAGAAGTCCCAGTTGAAGAACAAGTCGAAGGCGTTGAAGATCCTCCGCTCGCGGCTCTACGACGCCGAGATGGCGAAACGCCAGTCCGAGCGGGCCGACATGCGCCGCTCCCAGGTGGGGACGGGGGACCGCAGCGAGAGGATCCGCACCTACAATTTCCCCCAGAACCGCGTTACCGACCATCGGGTCGGGCTGACGCTGCACCAGCTCTCCACCGTGCTCGACGGCGGGTTCGACCCCTTCATCGACGCCCTGACGTCCCAGGCCCAGGTCGAGGCGCTCCGCAAGACCGGCTGA
- the prmC gene encoding peptide chain release factor N(5)-glutamine methyltransferase, producing the protein MLLSELLAICRREMAGVRDASPGEAEILVSAVTGIPRGRLFLSMGDDVGDASVRLSPLVARRAAGEPLQYVLGAWDFFGREFLLSPDTLIPRPETEGLAEHALAALRRSTRERPLALDVGTGSGAIAVTLAAEVPAARVVAVDISPGALRKARENAARHGVADRFLPVGCDLLSALKCGERFDVVVSNPPYVAEGEWPLLPPVVRDHEPPGALLAGRDGLSVLRPLVAGAAGLLHPGGELWCEIGASQGEAASTLPCGSLRPLGVFPDLAGRDRYFGWKKPERER; encoded by the coding sequence ATGCTCCTCTCGGAACTCCTCGCGATCTGCCGCCGGGAGATGGCGGGCGTCCGGGACGCTTCCCCCGGCGAGGCGGAGATCCTCGTCTCCGCGGTCACCGGGATTCCCCGGGGACGCCTCTTCCTTTCCATGGGCGACGACGTCGGCGACGCTTCGGTGCGGCTGTCCCCGCTGGTCGCGCGCCGCGCGGCGGGGGAGCCGCTGCAGTACGTTCTCGGCGCCTGGGATTTCTTCGGCAGGGAGTTCCTCCTCTCCCCCGACACGCTCATCCCGCGTCCCGAGACGGAGGGGCTGGCGGAGCATGCCCTTGCCGCTCTGCGCCGTTCCACCCGGGAGCGGCCCCTCGCGCTCGACGTGGGGACCGGGAGCGGGGCGATCGCGGTGACCCTCGCCGCGGAGGTTCCCGCGGCCCGCGTCGTCGCCGTCGACATCTCGCCCGGCGCCCTGCGGAAGGCGCGCGAGAACGCGGCGCGCCACGGAGTGGCGGACCGCTTCCTGCCGGTCGGCTGCGACCTGCTTTCCGCCTTGAAATGCGGGGAGCGATTTGATGTAGTGGTCTCCAACCCTCCGTACGTCGCCGAGGGGGAGTGGCCCCTCCTGCCGCCCGTGGTGCGCGACCACGAGCCGCCGGGGGCGCTTCTTGCCGGCCGGGACGGCCTGTCCGTCCTGCGGCCCCTGGTCGCAGGCGCCGCCGGTCTCCTGCATCCCGGAGGGGAGCTTTGGTGCGAGATCGGCGCTTCGCAGGGAGAGGCGGCATCCACGCTGCCGTGCGGATCCCTGCGGCCGCTGGGGGTCTTTCCGGACCTCGCGGGGCGGGACCGGTACTTCGGCTGGAAAAAACCGGAACGGGAGCGCTGA
- the murA gene encoding UDP-N-acetylglucosamine 1-carboxyvinyltransferase: MDIFVIKGGRRLSGTCRVSGAKNAVLPAMAASLLAEGPVEIVGAPRLRDIATFAKLLGILGAEVAHDDGGADGREVLRITPGEARKAEAPYELVKTMRASVLVLGPLLARYGRARISLPGGCAIGARPIDQHLRGLELMGARTSLSEGYIEASADHLSGAAVTFDMKTVTGTENLMMAASLADGTTVLSNAAQEPEVCDLARLLRAMGADIEGEGTDEIVVRGVRSLHGARHEVMADRIEAATLLLAGAITGGDVTALGADASSMNAVVEKLRRSGADVESVPGGVRVRREGPIRSVNVKTAPYPGFPTDVQAQFMAYMCLGDGFSIISETIFENRFMHVAELRRMGARIDVSGNTAAVKGVPALSGAPLMATDLRASASLVLAGLAASGTTEVLRIYHLDRGYEALEHRLSSLGADIARVKE, encoded by the coding sequence CTGGATATCTTCGTCATCAAGGGGGGCAGGCGTCTTTCGGGGACGTGCCGCGTCTCCGGCGCGAAAAACGCCGTGCTTCCGGCCATGGCGGCGTCGCTGCTCGCCGAGGGACCGGTGGAAATCGTGGGGGCGCCGCGGCTGCGGGACATCGCGACGTTCGCGAAGCTCCTCGGGATCCTCGGCGCGGAGGTCGCGCACGACGACGGCGGCGCGGACGGGCGCGAGGTGCTGAGGATCACGCCCGGAGAGGCCCGGAAGGCCGAGGCGCCCTACGAGCTGGTGAAAACGATGCGCGCGTCGGTCCTGGTCCTCGGGCCGCTCCTCGCACGGTACGGACGGGCCCGGATCTCCCTTCCCGGCGGATGCGCGATCGGCGCCCGCCCGATCGACCAGCACCTGCGGGGGCTGGAGCTCATGGGGGCGAGGACCTCCCTCTCCGAGGGGTACATCGAGGCGTCGGCGGATCACTTGTCGGGCGCCGCCGTCACCTTCGACATGAAGACGGTCACGGGGACGGAGAACCTGATGATGGCCGCCTCCCTCGCCGACGGGACGACCGTCCTTTCGAACGCGGCGCAGGAGCCCGAGGTGTGCGACCTCGCGCGGTTGCTGCGCGCCATGGGGGCGGACATCGAGGGGGAAGGCACCGACGAGATCGTGGTCCGGGGAGTCCGTTCCCTCCACGGAGCGCGCCACGAGGTGATGGCGGACCGGATCGAGGCGGCGACGCTGCTCCTGGCCGGGGCGATCACGGGCGGAGACGTGACGGCGCTGGGAGCGGACGCCTCGTCGATGAACGCCGTCGTCGAAAAGCTCCGTCGATCGGGTGCCGACGTGGAGTCCGTCCCGGGAGGGGTGCGCGTCCGCAGGGAGGGGCCGATCCGTTCCGTGAACGTCAAGACCGCCCCGTACCCGGGGTTTCCCACGGACGTGCAGGCGCAGTTCATGGCCTACATGTGCCTGGGGGACGGTTTCAGCATCATCTCCGAGACGATCTTCGAGAACCGGTTCATGCACGTGGCCGAGCTGCGGCGGATGGGGGCGCGGATCGACGTCTCGGGGAACACGGCCGCGGTGAAGGGGGTCCCGGCGCTTTCCGGGGCGCCGCTCATGGCGACCGACCTTCGCGCCTCGGCCTCGCTGGTGCTGGCGGGCCTGGCCGCGTCCGGGACGACCGAGGTGCTCCGGATCTACCACCTCGACCGCGGGTACGAGGCGCTGGAACACAGGCTCTCCTCCCTGGGCGCCGACATCGCACGGGTGAAGGAATAG